In the Synechococcus sp. Nb3U1 genome, one interval contains:
- a CDS encoding nitrate ABC transporter ATP-binding protein (This model describes the ATP binding subunits of ATP-binding cassette (ABC) transporters for nitrate transport, or for bicarbonate transport, in bacteria and archaea.) translates to MTSSRLSSSALSSAPVVSGLPLLSLQNVGKTYSTSNGSFIALENVNLDVGSGEFICLIGHSGCGKSTLMNMVAGFSTPSSGSITLKGQPVGSPGPDRMMVFQNYSLLPWLTAFENVYLVVDQVYSNKSHSEKKQIVQEHLELVGLTEAAHKRPKQLSGGMKQRVAIARALSIRPEVLLLDEPFGALDAITKEELQEELLAIWRDHRCTVLMITHDIDEALYLADRVVMMTNGPAAHIGEILTIPFDRPRIRSRILEMPEFYELRNYALDFLYRRFAHTTD, encoded by the coding sequence ATGACCAGCTCTCGTCTTTCTTCTTCTGCTTTATCCTCCGCACCTGTGGTGTCTGGGTTGCCCTTGCTTTCTCTTCAAAATGTGGGCAAAACTTACTCAACATCTAATGGGTCTTTTATCGCTTTAGAAAATGTCAACCTCGATGTGGGATCCGGAGAATTTATTTGCCTGATCGGCCACTCTGGGTGTGGCAAATCCACCCTGATGAATATGGTAGCCGGTTTTTCCACCCCTAGCTCGGGATCCATCACCCTCAAAGGGCAGCCGGTGGGATCCCCTGGCCCGGATCGGATGATGGTGTTTCAAAACTATTCTTTATTACCCTGGCTGACGGCTTTTGAAAATGTGTATTTGGTTGTGGATCAGGTATATTCCAACAAATCCCATAGTGAAAAAAAGCAGATCGTTCAGGAACATCTGGAATTGGTGGGCCTGACCGAAGCCGCTCACAAACGCCCGAAACAGCTTTCCGGCGGCATGAAACAACGGGTGGCTATTGCCCGTGCCCTCTCCATTCGTCCAGAGGTGCTGTTGTTGGATGAGCCCTTTGGGGCACTAGATGCCATTACCAAAGAAGAACTTCAGGAGGAGTTACTCGCTATTTGGCGGGATCACCGCTGTACGGTTTTGATGATCACCCATGATATTGACGAAGCGCTTTATCTAGCAGACCGAGTGGTGATGATGACCAATGGCCCAGCTGCCCATATTGGTGAGATCCTGACTATTCCCTTCGACCGACCACGCATCCGCTCCCGCATTCTAGAAATGCCGGAGTTTTACGAATTGCGCAACTATGCCCTTGACTTCCTCTACCGCCGTTTTGCCCATACTACCGATTAA